The sequence gtgataatatgattattttctatagttatggatgtttatggaattttataggttaaaatgatattttaaacgtttattggattttataagttaaaatgatattttaaatgattagggaattttatatgtttatgaattaatatgtcaaaatgttattttaaatgttttgaggttaaaatgattatttcaaagatttatgaatttttacatgttaaattatgatttttaaatgtccatggatttttttatgatttaagtttgacatttaaaagacgtgttgcatgcttggtttcaaaaacaaaattataggttatgcatgatttttataaaataatgagaatgtaaaagttgaagaaagtgaagtaattgtgactaattcgttaatgttggagatatcgtgagggtgacggtcccagtgggagcccgacgatcgtatttctagttttacgaatatgaggtaacggtatgagGTAAAGgcatgtggtaacggtaagaatgggagtATCGTGAGTGCAAAAGGcaccagagggagcccatttatgggaaaaggcctgtaaggtccaaaattaagacgacgtaacccaactgcatgcaaatcttggAATTTTGAAAACGAGTAATTAATTGACTTTATTGCTAAATTATTGTGTCATGCATGATTTtgtgttaaatatgatttaattgtcatttttcataaaactgtatttttaaaggatattcaagttgcgatcgaagaaaggagaccgagggctgaaaaatagaaaatgattttattaaataattgtttttaattatttaaattaaaggcgatgctttttcatatttttaaaaataaggggttttgaggtgaatttatacgcagggacgtaaattttatcggtgttggtttttcaacaaaaatatgaactttttagcaacccggctatttaaaTTACAAACTTAACTTTACTAAagctattttaatattttaattaaattctaattaagactaatgggcctaattttttgacttaataggcctaaagccttgttagtgaTTAAATAggatatataatatgttaatcCCCCATTACCCTAAAAACTCACGGCCACAATTCTGAAAGTTACTCTCCAGCCTAGCCACgaaaacacacggcacacaccatcatcaatttttaaaaaaaaatcggtgGAACTCAAGGGAATTCAAAGCCAAGGtcttgctccgttcttcgtcgtcgtCAACaattaatcgtgcgttaaatacgcaaaggcacacttattctttccttcactacatcatcacaccatattattttatgcatgaaaaccTGAAAAAAAACAAGTGTCACCTatttgtattttcgtttttgtatGTAACATGGAATTTCAAGCAAGGTTTTGATtctcaaattcatgtttttgtatgctatgagggctgccatgatgtagGTATTGATCAAGCACTGTTCTACGTAAACTAAGACTCCTAAAATGTCACCTAAACACCACACACGAGCCACAAGACTCAAGCTGGTGCACAAGTTGCTGTCATGGAGTACACGGTTCGGTTTTGTGTCTTCACGGCTTGGCTTGGTCATGGCTTCTGTCCAGGGCTAGCCAAGGTCATAAgggggtcaagggaagagtcctagccatgctaggactcgagctaagaggcttgggaggagtccttaacagcaaggactcctacccgagaactGTCATGGGGCGCGCAGGGTTCAGCGCGTGCTCGGGGTCGTGGGGCTCGGCCTGGGGTTCGAAGGCTGGGTCAGGGTGCATCCTAAGGGTCCTAGACGAGTGCTGGAGAGACTGGTTAGAGAGCCAAGTCATGGGATAGAGTCCTAGACATCTAAACATGAGTCCTTGTCCACCTAGGAGTTCTCGGCCACTACATGGGAAGGTTGTTATGGTGCGGTTAAGAGGCTAAGGATGGTTTCCATGGGTTCCTAAGTTCCAGTAGGGTACCTAAGGGTGTTGGTCAGGGTCTGGTTCATTATGGTTTGGGGGTGACTCGATAAAATCGatagttggctcggggtcgaagattaggtgtcatattagggtttctaaaataaaataaatctaaaaacggcttacgggggtcgagtcgtggttcatgggggctaaaataatataaaaagactaaatttagaatttaggaattttatattaaagtttgggatttttcggaattaaaacgccttcaaaacgattgattacgaattaattaaaaagcctagttttaagctaaataaaattatgagagttttaatttaagcttaaataattatttgggacatgttagagtcaaagaaatcaagaaaaagtcaaaaacgtaaaatgtcacgtccaggggtaaaacggtctttttacaccggaaaattagtaaacatcatgacagtgtcctgaatgctattttatgtgctaatatgattattttcaatgattgtgggTGTTTATCAATCTTTATATGTTGACACAAGATTTTTAgatgttcatgaattattaagtttaaattggacatttaaaagatatgttgtgtgcttggtttcaaaaataaaatgatatgtatatgcatgatttttattaagtgatgataacatgttgaaggatgtgaagggattgtgactactacatgttggaattATCGTgaggttatggtcccagtgggagcccgacgatcgtgtttccttggatacggatacgaatacgaatacgaatatgttaatacgttggccaatgCCCAGTtaaccggtgagagtgtcgatgATGTCCTGCGcccccagtactatggtttttatagatggatccatcgccccaatacgattaagaatacgagtcacagtcacgatctgaattcaacaaacacgaatacgaatatgaatacgaatatgttaaaatgttgatatgaatatgtggATATGAAAAGgttaaagaaaatgttttatttaaagtttatgtatattgaaaatgtttatgaaaatattattttaagtacaattatttttcactgtcatatgttaactgtattacgtattactcgttatcaaggatatgatgtgttgagtctctagactcactaggtgtgtatgatgcaggtgatattaatgATCATGATATCGGAGGACTTGATGGGTGACCTTGCttgactgtcggtgcacataacccgaggactggcgcttctattttccgcatttaagtttgtGACTTTGAGTGAAAGATTTTTccgacattttatttatgctttttgagagattttgagaggctTAGTATGGGATAcgcttttcaacatttattgctttttaggtttggtaaaacgatttacgatttcttgttttgactattttttcttttgattttcaagtactagttggatgtttattttaaaaatggtacaaatgtatttttttgtatatgtatatgtatagaccgaatatgataaaaaaaaggggaaaaaaaaatttagcaagttttaagaaaacgaattagcagacgtttcaaggctccagagggaaccccgacgatcgtatttctattcgaaagaggataggccagggcctagttgaccggtgagagtgttgctggtgtcccccgccgcccagtactgcggtttcatgtagatggatccatagaCTTTTTGAGGTTTAAAGAAAGtgacaattaacgatctgaattcaacaaaggaaaaggaaaaggaaaaagaaaaggaaaaggaaaaaggaaaaatgtttatgatcatgaaaatactttatgttatgtcatgttgaggaaaaagggaaaaattaaggtttatgttcgcatgtcatgaaaatgtttatgtttaaagttgatgcatcaatatgaaaatgtttttatttaaagttcatgcatcataaaaaggtttacgaaaatgttcatgttttaagtttatgcatcttcatgaaaacgatattttaagtacaagtatttttcactgttccTTGTGCTCAACGTAAATGCAGAAATTCTATTTTTCACGATGAGGATACTGTTAAAGTACATCTAGGAAAGTATGGTTTATTCCAAATTATTACAATTGGTATGTTCATGGGGAGCCTTATATTACCGATCCAAGCGGACATTCCAATCTCCCATCTTTATCTCCCATTGCTCAAGAAGACCCACCCAATGACAATGCAATGCAGTCAATGATTCAGGATGTAATGAATGTCTTTCATCATTCAGATGTTGATGAGATACCAACACCTGCTGCGAAAAAATTGTATGAAATGCTAAAAGCCAGTGAAAGAGAAGTTTGGGAGGGCATTCCTTCTGGTCATTCCCAATTGTCAGCTGTTGCGAGACTATTGAACATCAAGGCAGAGCACCATTTCTCGGAACGATGTTATAATGATTTATGTCAGTTGATATCAGAGTTGCTACCAACCGAGAACATAATGACCGACAGTTTTTACAATACGAAGAAATTAGTTAAGGGTTTAGGTTTGCCAGTGGAAAAGATTGATTGTTGCATTAACAATTGTATGATTTTTTGGAAAGATGATATTGAACTAACTGAATGTAAGATGTGCGGTCATCCTCGTTATAGACCACAAAAGCGTGGAATagagaagaataaaaaagacatatcttttaaaattatgtatTACTTTCCATTAACTCCAAGACTGCAGCGATTGTAAGCATGTACTACAACAGCAAAACACATGAGGTGGCATCATGAGCATGTGCATGGAGGAGATGCAATGTGTCATCCATCTGACTCTGTTGCATGGAAGCACTTAGAATGGAAATATCCTTCTTTTGCAATGGAATCATGTAATGTGAGGTTGGGACTTTCAGCCGATGGATTCCAGCCATTTGGTCAATCAGGAATGCAATATTCTTCATGGCCGATCATATTAACCCCATATAACTTACCTCCTTGGATGTGAATGAAAGACCAATACATGTTTCTTACTGTGCTTGTACCAGGTCCAAAGAACCTGAAAGAGAAGATAGATGTCTTTATGAAACTTCTGATTGCTGAGCTTAAAGACCTATGGAGTATAGGGGTAGAGACTTATGATATTGCAAGTAAAACCAATTTTAAATTGCACGCGACCTTGTTATGGACAATTAGTGATTTTCCCGCATACTCAATGTTGTCGGGATGGAGCACTGCTGGTAAGTTAGCATGTCAACATTGCATGGACGAGTCTGATGCATTTACATTAGCTCGAAGTGGAAAGACATCCTGGTTTGATAACCATCGTAAGTTTTTATCTCATGGCCATCTTTTTAGAAGAAATAAGAAATCTTTCACAAAGAATTGGGAGGTGACAAAACATCCACCACAAATTAAGTCAGGAGAGGAAATCATTGAGGAAATAGAGAGCTATGGGTTGGTATTAGTAACTGAAATTGGTTCtgacaaattaaataaagaaattgTCAAGATGTGCAAATGTGGTTGGAGGAAAAAGAGCATATTCTGGGAATTGCCATATTGGAAGGATCTGCTTATTAGACATAATTTGGACGTGATGCATGttgaaaagaatttttttgataatattttcaatACTGTGATGAATGTTTCGGGAAGAACGAAAGACACATCAAAGTCCCGTGAGGAATTGAAAGAATGGTGTTGCAAACCAGAGTTGCACCAGGATGAAACATCCAAAAAATTTCCAAAGGCTTGTTACACATTGAAAAAAGAAAGCAAGCAAGCATTGTGTAGTTGGTTGAAAGACATCAAATTCTCTGATGGATATGCCTCAAATATGTCTCGATGTGTGGATATGaacaaattgaaaatatttggaATGAAGAGTCATGATTGTCATGTATTCATGCAAAGACTTATTCCAATAGCCTTCCATGATCTACTTCCCAATAATGTTTGGCAGGCACTTACTGAATTGAGTATGTTCTTCAGAGATTTGACGTCGAGGGTCATTACAACAGCTGACATGGTTCGCTTAGAGACCATCATTCCTCTTGTACTTTGTAAACTTGAGCGCATATTTCCACTGAGCTTTTTTGATTCAATGGAGCATCTCTCTATTCATTTAGCTTATGAGGCACGACTAGCTGGTCCTGTTCAGTATAGATGGATGTACCCATTTGAACGTTTTTTGAGGAggctaaaaaataatattcgtAATAAAGCAAAGGTTGAGGGGTCAATATGTAATGCTTATTTGGTTGAAGAAGCATCTTCTTTCTCTGCATATTATTTTGCTGACAGTGTGAAGACTAGACATCATAAGTGTCCTCGAAATTCTGATGATGCTCGACCGATAGACACAAACAtgttttcaattttcaaattcCCTGGTGGACCGATTGGTTCATATATTTTTAGATGGTTAGATGACAGAGAATACCATGCAGCAAGGACATACATTCTCCTCAACTGTGATGAGGTGAAACCTTTCATAAAATGAGTTAGATTCTacttcataaaatatttatttttctattttgtttTGAAGTATCATTGTtgcttaaaattttcatttgtaGTATATACGAACAACAATTACGAAAAGAAAATCCAGCAATTCGACCTGATGAAGTGGACAAACAGTTGGATACAAATTTTGCATCATGGTTTGAAAGCCATGTAAGTGTTGATGTAATACAGTTTTGTTCGTTTATGTTAAGCTTATTTATTTTAGGTGAGATCTTACTTTTCAGGTGAAGGATCCAAATTCAAATGTACATGATGAAATGATAAAGGATTTTGCAAGTGGACCTCTTCATAACAAGAGAGTGTACTCGGGTTACTACGTTAATGGTTTTAAATTCCATGTGGCACTGCGTAATTCAACGACATTGACTAGTAATTCAGGTGTTTGTGTGAAAGGATCTAGCAACTTAACTGCTGAACTTGATTACTATGGTATGCTTGATGAAATCATCGAGGTGGAATATCCAGCTTTACCTATAAAGAGGATAGTATTATTCAAATGTTCATGGTATGATCCGACGCCCAGGATTGGTACTAGAGTACATTCTAACTACAAGTAATATCCAACGATAAGAAGAGGACCTAGTGAATGGATGGCAATTTGTAAAATGAAGGCTCGATCAACCATAAAAATGCCAACTTCCCTCACGCATGAGGACCACGATGCCTTTCAAAATGAGGAAGCGGGGGGACATTCACTTGATTCACAAATTCAAACTACATCACAGTTACTTATAGATGTAAATGTTACTTATGAGGAATTAGATGATGAAGATGTCTATCGATGATGAAATTGATGTAGTAAAAGAGTCAGACCATGATAACTTGGAAATTAATGATGATTATGATACAGATTATGATGAAGATTGAATTGTATTGAGAACTATGATATCTAACAACTTTCATATTAAAAGaccatgatatatattttttatgtgattgagtaatatttcaaaattgtttGTGTTACGATTTGATTTTGCAGACATCATCATGGTTGACATTGCAGAAGAAGAAGTTGGTGATCGGATTGAGCTCAGATAAGTATTTtattatctttaaattttataatattcaatcaattttcattttttttaataagcaataagtattttattatctttaaattttataatattcaatcaattttcattttttttcctgtTTTAAATATTGATGAATTTTTCATTGCAGTTTTGTTCCTCATGGACATAGGGTTTCTGCATATATCACTTCTAAGTTCAAACTACGACAGTATGCATCTGGCCATACATGGGGACATTTAGATGAAGATGGAAAAGATTTT comes from Primulina huaijiensis isolate GDHJ02 chromosome 17, ASM1229523v2, whole genome shotgun sequence and encodes:
- the LOC140962242 gene encoding uncharacterized protein, which encodes MLSGWSTAGKLACQHCMDESDAFTLARSGKTSWFDNHRKFLSHGHLFRRNKKSFTKNWEVTKHPPQIKSGEEIIEEIESYGLVLVTEIGSDKLNKEIVKMCKCGWRKKSIFWELPYWKDLLIRHNLDVMHVEKNFFDNIFNTVMNVSGRTKDTSKSREELKEWCCKPELHQDETSKKFPKACYTLKKESKQALCSWLKDIKFSDGYASNMSRCVDMNKLKIFGMKSHDCHVFMQRLIPIAFHDLLPNNVWQALTELSMFFRDLTSRVITTADMVRLETIIPLVLCKLERIFPLSFFDSMEHLSIHLAYEARLAGPVQYRWMYPFERFLRRLKNNIRNKAKVEGSICNAYLVEEASSFSAYYFADSVKTRHHKCPRNSDDARPIDTNMFSIFKFPGGPIGSYIFRWLDDREYHAARTYILLNCDEVKPFIK